The following coding sequences are from one Triticum aestivum cultivar Chinese Spring chromosome 5A, IWGSC CS RefSeq v2.1, whole genome shotgun sequence window:
- the LOC123102896 gene encoding filament-like plant protein 3 isoform X2, which translates to MVMDRTGWLWRRKPSDNSPGASDVSVPVSSHPQCCSGDQEVLRPVSNNASAHHGQSPKVSSRVRHDETQEIGVPKLSNEKLASRVNLNDFSPQHGQSLESYLSSNGDEETKETMKSLNEKLAAALLAISDKEDLVKQHTKVTEEAVAGWEQAEVEATAIKKLLEAASHRNDYLEGQVSHLDKALKECVRQLRLVREEQEEIIRDALTKKSQELESENSKLQNHIAELKKQLAATKSEASTVSAQPDLQEKLQTIEKENLDLKAKLLVQSKDLKILSLEKDLSNQAAETASKQHLESIKKIARVEAECRRLHYLAQKTALVNDSRPPPSAESLTDSHSDSAECMVAVDSELRNSDSWASALITELDQFRNAKASATNIVNSPVEIDLMDDFLEMERLAALPESDQTSSTFDMETDSDKAVTRNSSSKIENEELWRHVADLHSRVEVVESYKKELEIALIEARNQLDISCDALVAARNRLVEMQMQLDLANDSKYAALGDVDRLDSEKKALEFQLESKSVEAEELHAIVASLGENAEKKEFESQLELVSAEAAELRVTVASLEERIETETALSVQHKEKSDAACNAKELLERQLYSANAEVQKLHGIIKSLENQVEEEKALHDELMTQSLLKIEAAVEAVKEPLEAQLCSANTEVEKLRGIIEALESEIEKERTVHEELTSQLDMKIEAERTHSEAVKESLEGQLCSANSEVAKLRDVIKALENEVIEKEKALHEKLAEAEKSLSVESVKESLEAELQLVNSEVVKLRDMVTALEHEVVKEKEFSDELQLQLEALEAIKRVLESEVESAHQDAWKLKEKVELFEAKLQEQMLSAAEFTAKEESVQSQRTAIEHQLEASKADVVKLTNMVSFLQGEVVQERLLSEDYEQKCRKLEAQLSRDIRDAKLWRLANSNGDLKTKQEKELANAAGKLAECQKTIASLGRQLKSLTEIDNVVLEPGLGLLLEPRDIALDLRASDPGLLQKRSTGSNFAVFADELYDLDLPDGDVGCFSPLPSMIRPSSPPPSEMSVFAGGLSSLSSYRGKRRK; encoded by the exons ATGGTTATGGACCGCACGGGTTGGCTCTGGAGGCGCAAGCCTTCGGATAATAGTCCTGGGGCAAGCGATGTCTCTGTGCCCGTGTCATCGCATCCTCAGTGCTGCTCGGGCGATCAG GAGGTTCTGAGGCCTGTCTCAAACAATGCTTCAGCACATCATGGTCAATCACCCAAAGTCTCTTCGAGGGTTAGGCATGACGAGACCCAAGAAATTGGAGTACCAAAATTGTCGAATGAGAAGCTAGCATCACGAGTTAATTTAAATGATTTTTCTCCACAACATGGTCAGTCACTAGAATCATACCTATCATCAAATGGAGATGAAGAGACCAAGGAGACCATGAAGAGTTTGAATGAAAAACTTGCTGCTGCCCTTTTGGCTATTAGTGATAAAGAGGATCTGGTTAAGCAGCATACTAAAGTCACAGAAGAGGCTGTTGCAG GTTGGGAACAAGCTGAAGTTGAAGCTACTGCCATCAAGAAGCTGCTTGAAGCTGCTTCCCATAGAAATGACTATCTCGAGGGTCAAGTCAGCCACCTAGACAAGGCCCTCAAGGAATGCGTGAGGCAGCTGCGCCTGGTAAGGGAAGAACAAGAGGAGATAATACGTGATGCACTTACCAAGAAGTCCCAGGAGTTGGAGTCTGAGAACTCCAAGCTGCAAAACCATATTGCTGAgctgaagaagcagctggcagcaACCAAATCAGAAGCATCCACCGTGTCTGCACAGCCTGATCTACAAGAGAAGCTTCAGACAATCGAGAAAGAGAACTTGGATCTCAAGGCCAAGCTCCTTGTACAGTCCAAGGATCTGAAGATACTCTCACTGGAAAAAGACTTGAGCAATCAAGCAGCAGAGACAGCCAGCAAGCAGCACCTGGAAAGTATAAAAAAGATTGCTAGGGTTGAGGCAGAATGCCGCAGGTTACATTATCTAGCTCAGAAAACAGCATTGGTCAATGATTCTAGACCTCCGCCAAGCGCAGAATCACTAACTGACAGCCACTCTGACAGTGCAGAATGTATGGTTGCTGTTGATAGTGAATTGAGAAATTCTGACTCGTGGGCATCTGCTCTGATTACAGAGCTTGATCAGTTCAGGAATGCGAAGGCTAGTGCAACAAATATTGTGAATAGTCCTGTTGAGATCGACCTAATGGATGATTTCCTTGAGATGGAAAGGTTGGCTGCATTGCCTGAATCAGACCAGACAAGCTCTACCTTTGATATGGAGACAGATTCCGACAAGGCTGTGACGAGAAACAGCTCTTCTAAAATTGAAAATGAAGAATTGTGGCGTCATGTTGCAGATTTGCATTCGAGGGTTGAAGTGGTTGAAAGCTATAAGAAGGAGCTTGAGATAGCTCTGATAGAGGCTAGAAATCAGCTTGACATCTCCTGTGACgcactagtggcggcaaggaacagGCTGGTTGAAATGCAAATGCAATTGGATTTGGCAAATGACTCTAAATATGCTGCTCTGGGAGATGTGGACCGATTGGACTCGGAGAAAAAGGCTTTGGAGTTTCAACTGGAGTCCAAATCTGTAGAAGCTGAGGAGCTACATGCGATTGTTGCTTCATTGGGAGAAAATGCAGAAAAGAAGGAATTTGAGTCACAGTTAGAACTGGTGTCAGCCGAAGCCGCAGAGCTTCGGGTGACTGTGGCATCATTGGAAGAGAGGATTGAAACCGAGACTGCTCTTTCTGTGCAGCACAAAGAAAAATCAGATGCTGCATGCAATGCTAAAGAATTGTTGGAGAGACAGCTGTATTCTGCAAACGCGGAAGTGCAAAAACTGCATGGCATCATTAAATCACTAGAGAATCAGGTAGAAGAAGAGAAGGCACTGCACGACGAACTCATGACACAATCATTGCTGAAGATTGAAGCAGCTGTTGAGGCTGTTAAAGAACCATTGGAGGCACAGCTTTGTTCCGCAAACACCGAAGTAGAGAAACTGCGTGGCATTATCGAAGCATTAGAGAGTGAGATAGAAAAGGAGAGGACAGTGCATGAAGAACTGACATCACAGCTAGACATGAAGATTGAAGCAGAGAGAACTCATTCTGAAGCTGTTAAGGAATCATTGGAGGGACAGCTATGTTCAGCAAATAGTGAGGTAGCGAAACTGCGTGATGTCATTAAAGCGCTAGAAAATGAGGTAATTGAAAAAGAGAAGGCATTGCATGAAAAATTGGCAGAAGCAGAGAAATCTCTTTCTGTGGAGTCTGTTAAAGAATCATTGGAGGCAGAACTCCAGTTAGTCAACTCTGAAGTTGTGAAACTGCGTGATATGGTGACAGCGCTTGAGCATGAAGTGGTAAAGGAAAAGGAGTTCTCTGACGAGCTCCAGCTGCAGCTAGAAGCTCTAGAGGCCATAAAAAGGGTGTTGGAGTCAGAGGTTGAGTCTGCACATCAGGATGCCTGGAAGCTTAAGGAGAAGGTTGAATTGTTTGAAGCAAAACTGCAGGAACAGATGTTGTCAGCAGCGGAGTTCACTGCCAAGGAAGAGTCTGTGCAGTCACAAAGAACGGCAATAGAGCATCAACTTGAAGCATCAAAGGCCGATGTTGTGAAACTGACGAACATGGTGAGCTTCCTCCAAGGGGAGGTTGTGCAGGAAAGGTTGCtgtcagaagattatgaacagAAATGCCGAAAGCTGGAGGCTCAGTTGTCAAGGGATATTCGGGACGCGAAGCTCTGGAGGCTTGCAAACTCAAATGGAGACCTAAAGACCAAGCAG GAGAAGGAGCTTGCTAATGCAGCTGGGAAGCTTGCAGAGTGCCAGAAGACCATTGCTTCACTGGGACGCCAATTGAAATCACTGACAGAGATCGATAACGTGGTGCTGGAGCCTGGACTAGGACTACTGCTGGAACCCAGGGACATAGCACTAGACTTGAGAGCCAGTGATCCTGGCCTCCTTCAGAAAAGAAGCACTGGTTCGAACTTTGCAGTCTTCGCTGATGAGTTATACGATCTTGACCTTCCGGATGGCGATGTGGGCTGCTTTTCGCCACTCCCATCGATGATTCGACCGTCATCACCCCCTCCCTCGGAAATGTCGGTGTTTGCAGGGGGGCTGTCGTCGCTTAGTAGCTACAGGGGCAAGAGAAGAAAGTAA
- the LOC123102896 gene encoding filament-like plant protein 1 isoform X1 yields the protein MPVNKSTHEGYKVVLVVYYDRQREDRGASAIRAARAGRKEGARQRRPAATTIDAVREVLRPVSNNASAHHGQSPKVSSRVRHDETQEIGVPKLSNEKLASRVNLNDFSPQHGQSLESYLSSNGDEETKETMKSLNEKLAAALLAISDKEDLVKQHTKVTEEAVAGWEQAEVEATAIKKLLEAASHRNDYLEGQVSHLDKALKECVRQLRLVREEQEEIIRDALTKKSQELESENSKLQNHIAELKKQLAATKSEASTVSAQPDLQEKLQTIEKENLDLKAKLLVQSKDLKILSLEKDLSNQAAETASKQHLESIKKIARVEAECRRLHYLAQKTALVNDSRPPPSAESLTDSHSDSAECMVAVDSELRNSDSWASALITELDQFRNAKASATNIVNSPVEIDLMDDFLEMERLAALPESDQTSSTFDMETDSDKAVTRNSSSKIENEELWRHVADLHSRVEVVESYKKELEIALIEARNQLDISCDALVAARNRLVEMQMQLDLANDSKYAALGDVDRLDSEKKALEFQLESKSVEAEELHAIVASLGENAEKKEFESQLELVSAEAAELRVTVASLEERIETETALSVQHKEKSDAACNAKELLERQLYSANAEVQKLHGIIKSLENQVEEEKALHDELMTQSLLKIEAAVEAVKEPLEAQLCSANTEVEKLRGIIEALESEIEKERTVHEELTSQLDMKIEAERTHSEAVKESLEGQLCSANSEVAKLRDVIKALENEVIEKEKALHEKLAEAEKSLSVESVKESLEAELQLVNSEVVKLRDMVTALEHEVVKEKEFSDELQLQLEALEAIKRVLESEVESAHQDAWKLKEKVELFEAKLQEQMLSAAEFTAKEESVQSQRTAIEHQLEASKADVVKLTNMVSFLQGEVVQERLLSEDYEQKCRKLEAQLSRDIRDAKLWRLANSNGDLKTKQEKELANAAGKLAECQKTIASLGRQLKSLTEIDNVVLEPGLGLLLEPRDIALDLRASDPGLLQKRSTGSNFAVFADELYDLDLPDGDVGCFSPLPSMIRPSSPPPSEMSVFAGGLSSLSSYRGKRRK from the exons atgcCAGTCAACAAAAGCACTCACGAAGGCTACAAGGTAGTCCTAGTAGTATACTACGACAGACAGAGAGAGGACCGCGGAGCGTCGGCGATTCGAGCTGCCCGGGCGGGAAGGAAGGAAGGAGCGAGGCAACGCCGGCCGGCGGCGACCACCATTGATGCGGTGCGG GAGGTTCTGAGGCCTGTCTCAAACAATGCTTCAGCACATCATGGTCAATCACCCAAAGTCTCTTCGAGGGTTAGGCATGACGAGACCCAAGAAATTGGAGTACCAAAATTGTCGAATGAGAAGCTAGCATCACGAGTTAATTTAAATGATTTTTCTCCACAACATGGTCAGTCACTAGAATCATACCTATCATCAAATGGAGATGAAGAGACCAAGGAGACCATGAAGAGTTTGAATGAAAAACTTGCTGCTGCCCTTTTGGCTATTAGTGATAAAGAGGATCTGGTTAAGCAGCATACTAAAGTCACAGAAGAGGCTGTTGCAG GTTGGGAACAAGCTGAAGTTGAAGCTACTGCCATCAAGAAGCTGCTTGAAGCTGCTTCCCATAGAAATGACTATCTCGAGGGTCAAGTCAGCCACCTAGACAAGGCCCTCAAGGAATGCGTGAGGCAGCTGCGCCTGGTAAGGGAAGAACAAGAGGAGATAATACGTGATGCACTTACCAAGAAGTCCCAGGAGTTGGAGTCTGAGAACTCCAAGCTGCAAAACCATATTGCTGAgctgaagaagcagctggcagcaACCAAATCAGAAGCATCCACCGTGTCTGCACAGCCTGATCTACAAGAGAAGCTTCAGACAATCGAGAAAGAGAACTTGGATCTCAAGGCCAAGCTCCTTGTACAGTCCAAGGATCTGAAGATACTCTCACTGGAAAAAGACTTGAGCAATCAAGCAGCAGAGACAGCCAGCAAGCAGCACCTGGAAAGTATAAAAAAGATTGCTAGGGTTGAGGCAGAATGCCGCAGGTTACATTATCTAGCTCAGAAAACAGCATTGGTCAATGATTCTAGACCTCCGCCAAGCGCAGAATCACTAACTGACAGCCACTCTGACAGTGCAGAATGTATGGTTGCTGTTGATAGTGAATTGAGAAATTCTGACTCGTGGGCATCTGCTCTGATTACAGAGCTTGATCAGTTCAGGAATGCGAAGGCTAGTGCAACAAATATTGTGAATAGTCCTGTTGAGATCGACCTAATGGATGATTTCCTTGAGATGGAAAGGTTGGCTGCATTGCCTGAATCAGACCAGACAAGCTCTACCTTTGATATGGAGACAGATTCCGACAAGGCTGTGACGAGAAACAGCTCTTCTAAAATTGAAAATGAAGAATTGTGGCGTCATGTTGCAGATTTGCATTCGAGGGTTGAAGTGGTTGAAAGCTATAAGAAGGAGCTTGAGATAGCTCTGATAGAGGCTAGAAATCAGCTTGACATCTCCTGTGACgcactagtggcggcaaggaacagGCTGGTTGAAATGCAAATGCAATTGGATTTGGCAAATGACTCTAAATATGCTGCTCTGGGAGATGTGGACCGATTGGACTCGGAGAAAAAGGCTTTGGAGTTTCAACTGGAGTCCAAATCTGTAGAAGCTGAGGAGCTACATGCGATTGTTGCTTCATTGGGAGAAAATGCAGAAAAGAAGGAATTTGAGTCACAGTTAGAACTGGTGTCAGCCGAAGCCGCAGAGCTTCGGGTGACTGTGGCATCATTGGAAGAGAGGATTGAAACCGAGACTGCTCTTTCTGTGCAGCACAAAGAAAAATCAGATGCTGCATGCAATGCTAAAGAATTGTTGGAGAGACAGCTGTATTCTGCAAACGCGGAAGTGCAAAAACTGCATGGCATCATTAAATCACTAGAGAATCAGGTAGAAGAAGAGAAGGCACTGCACGACGAACTCATGACACAATCATTGCTGAAGATTGAAGCAGCTGTTGAGGCTGTTAAAGAACCATTGGAGGCACAGCTTTGTTCCGCAAACACCGAAGTAGAGAAACTGCGTGGCATTATCGAAGCATTAGAGAGTGAGATAGAAAAGGAGAGGACAGTGCATGAAGAACTGACATCACAGCTAGACATGAAGATTGAAGCAGAGAGAACTCATTCTGAAGCTGTTAAGGAATCATTGGAGGGACAGCTATGTTCAGCAAATAGTGAGGTAGCGAAACTGCGTGATGTCATTAAAGCGCTAGAAAATGAGGTAATTGAAAAAGAGAAGGCATTGCATGAAAAATTGGCAGAAGCAGAGAAATCTCTTTCTGTGGAGTCTGTTAAAGAATCATTGGAGGCAGAACTCCAGTTAGTCAACTCTGAAGTTGTGAAACTGCGTGATATGGTGACAGCGCTTGAGCATGAAGTGGTAAAGGAAAAGGAGTTCTCTGACGAGCTCCAGCTGCAGCTAGAAGCTCTAGAGGCCATAAAAAGGGTGTTGGAGTCAGAGGTTGAGTCTGCACATCAGGATGCCTGGAAGCTTAAGGAGAAGGTTGAATTGTTTGAAGCAAAACTGCAGGAACAGATGTTGTCAGCAGCGGAGTTCACTGCCAAGGAAGAGTCTGTGCAGTCACAAAGAACGGCAATAGAGCATCAACTTGAAGCATCAAAGGCCGATGTTGTGAAACTGACGAACATGGTGAGCTTCCTCCAAGGGGAGGTTGTGCAGGAAAGGTTGCtgtcagaagattatgaacagAAATGCCGAAAGCTGGAGGCTCAGTTGTCAAGGGATATTCGGGACGCGAAGCTCTGGAGGCTTGCAAACTCAAATGGAGACCTAAAGACCAAGCAG GAGAAGGAGCTTGCTAATGCAGCTGGGAAGCTTGCAGAGTGCCAGAAGACCATTGCTTCACTGGGACGCCAATTGAAATCACTGACAGAGATCGATAACGTGGTGCTGGAGCCTGGACTAGGACTACTGCTGGAACCCAGGGACATAGCACTAGACTTGAGAGCCAGTGATCCTGGCCTCCTTCAGAAAAGAAGCACTGGTTCGAACTTTGCAGTCTTCGCTGATGAGTTATACGATCTTGACCTTCCGGATGGCGATGTGGGCTGCTTTTCGCCACTCCCATCGATGATTCGACCGTCATCACCCCCTCCCTCGGAAATGTCGGTGTTTGCAGGGGGGCTGTCGTCGCTTAGTAGCTACAGGGGCAAGAGAAGAAAGTAA